A single genomic interval of Phaeodactylum tricornutum CCAP 1055/1 chromosome 5, whole genome shotgun sequence harbors:
- a CDS encoding predicted protein, whose translation QVIQSSHADYIHKVAFDTYGRRMATCAGDRFVRVWDLTDEGTWSLAAQWQAHRGAVTSISWAHPEFGSLLATCGSDHDAKIWEERHATHNAATANGSTTAASLASRWTIRAALTEARRSVTCVEFAPRHWGLKLAVGSADGCVRIYEAVDVMNLSQWPLAATLQSFAEGNHLGCTCLSWSTGRFEPPTLVAGGSHVVIYRYSESARSWLPLLQLPPPEKGDVLDVAWAPNVGRRFHLIASAEDQELRIYRLAREMNIESGNAGAPGTTETNLTLESPQTINTNAWRCQWNVTGTVLASSGDGGVVQMWKANNNGHFECVSTIQGD comes from the coding sequence CAGGTAATCCAATCGTCCCACGCCGACTACATTCACAAGGTTGCGTTCGATACGTACGGTCGTCGGATGGCGACTTGTGCGGGTGATCGATTCGTCCGCGTGTGGGACTTGACGGATGAAGGGACCTGGAGTTTGGCCGCACAGTGGCAAGCGCACCGGGGAGCTGTGACGAGCATTAGCTGGGCGCATCCTGAATTCGGATCTCTCTTGGCAACCTGTGGAAGCGATCACGACGCCAAAATCTGGGAAGAACGACACGCAACCCATAACGCCGCGACTGCCAACGGCTCCACGACTGCGGCCTCCTTGGCTTCTCGCTGGACGATCCGGGCCGCTTTGACGGAAGCCCGTCGGTCCGTGACGTGTGTAGAGTTTGCACCGCGTCACTGGGGACTAAAGCTCGCTGTGGGTTCCGCTGACGGATGCGTCCGCATTTACGAAGCCGTTGATGTTATGAacctgtcgcaatggcccCTCGCTGCGACCTTGCAATCCTTCGCCGAAGGCAATCATTTGGGCTGTACCTGCTTGAGCTGGTCGACCGGACGCTTCGAACCACCCACGCTCGTAGCGGGGGGTAGCCACGTTGTCATTTACCGCTACAGTGAATCAGCACGGTCGTGGTTACCCTTACTCCAGTTACCACCGCCGGAAAAGGGCGACGTCTTGGATGTTGCCTGGGCGCCTAACGTGGGACGACGTTTTCACCTCATTGCGTCGGCAGAAGATCAAGAACTGCGCATTTATCGCTTAGCACGGGAAATGAATATCGAAAGTGGCAATGCTGGAGCCCCGGGGACAACGGAGACCAATCTGACCCTGGAATCGCCACAGACTATTAACACGAACGCTTGGCGATGCCAATGGAACGTGACTGGCACAGTTTTGGCGAGTTCCGGAGACGGCGGTGTAGTACAAATGTGGAaagccaacaacaacggaCACTTCGAATGCGTATCAACCATCCAAGGTGAT
- a CDS encoding predicted protein, translating into MVAAKSRQDDELTELLTKLYTIQEEIGAKPKSSEDEKRAKAENVAVMGQGKKAQAKGSKFLDLKSTILDRLKTIHGLLKATKEKEQAGFGGDNAKDIIKMQANVREHLRQATDEWKEMDEIYKKEARKKKSKFTPEELEVQSELVRRLYAEIDKVKEVQMRGYTRSRQPDAAVSLNTKALYTDSASSSRKGGSKSASWAGTGGGGGVAMTDNQRQQMLQLEERDADFDKQLDEIGEGILDLAEIAALQGEEVKRQSVMLDGVNNKMDKVGERMTSVNSKMKETLDEVGRSADKLCVDIMCVVLMVGFAAVIYNMVSNDSN; encoded by the exons ATGGTGGCTGCCAAATCTCGTCAAGACGATGAGCTCACGGAGTTGCTCACAAAGCTCTACACCATCCAGGAGGAGATTGGGGCCAAGCCCAAAAGCTCGGAAGATGAAAAGAGGGCCAAAGCCGAGAACGTTGCCGTCATGGGACAAGGCAAAAAAGCGCAAGCCAAGGGATCTAAATTTTTAGATCTCAAGAGTACCATCCTTGATCGGCTCAAGACAATTCACGGGCTACTCAAGGCaaccaaggaaaaggagcaGGCTGGCTTTGGAGGTGACAACGCCAAGGATATTATTAAAATGCAAGCCAACGTCCGGGAGCACTTGCGTCAAGCCACGGACGAATGGaaagaaatggacgaaatTTACAAGAAGGAAGCCCGCAAAAAGAAATCTAAATTCACTCCGGAAGAACTCGAGGTACAGTCGGAACTTGTCCGGCGGTTGTACGCGGAGATTGATAAGGTGAAAGAAGTACAAATGCGGGGTTATACCCGATCACGTCAACCCGATGCTGCAGTTAGTCTCAACACCAAAGCGCTCTATACAGACTCGG CATCTAGTAGTAGAAAAGGTGGTAGCAAAAGTGCCTCTTGGGCTGGCACgggcggtggtggcggcgtTGCGATGACGGATAATCAGCGCCAACAAATGCTGCAACTCGAGGAACGGGATGCAGATTTTGACAAACAATTGGACGAGATTGGCGAAGGCATTCTAGATTTGGCAGAAATCGCCGCACTCCAAGGCGAAGAAGTCAAACGCCAATCCGTCATGCTGGATGgcgtcaacaacaaaatggACAAGGTTGGCGAGCGTATGACGTCGGTGAACTCCAAGATGAAGGAGACTCTGGATGAGGTGGGACGATCAGCCGATAAACTATGTGTGGATATCATGTGTGTTGTGCTCATGGTTGGCTTTGCGGCAGTCATTTACAACATGGTcagcaacgacagcaattAA
- a CDS encoding predicted protein yields MAGTTEAFYLHSLSIRSPSLKPTFRTIREDSKLAFQPHTRPLVSEIVTGTHSHEFWRKERTAEEVRAHVQTCLDDITQQTDDDDTRPTAHVVSSEPPLVLIHDFLSTSMCKNLIDTATSTDKMIRSTTGSEQETSTIRTSTTVWLNDEQVPETSRIIAEKISSISGFPANHMENLQVVRYETGQSFKLHTDTIDAYNEMDKRGRVATCLIYLAAPTIGGETLFPDVHADKAIQIRIAPRQGSAIFFWNTHEKPGSPAYDGADMFLNTDLRMRHAGMPVDGGEKWVCNRWVHPVDYGVGVRGL; encoded by the coding sequence ATGGCCGGAACGACAGAGGCCTTCTATCTACATAGCCTCTCGATTCGTTCACCGTCCCTGAAGCCTACATTTCGAACGATTCGAGAAGATAGCAAGCTTGCTTTCCAGCCCCACACTCGACCTCTCGTCAGCGAAATCGTGACTGGTACGCACTCACACGAATTTTGGCGCAAGGAGCGTACGGCCGAAGAAGTTCGTGCGCACGTGCAAACGTGTCTAGATGACATTACCCAACAGActgacgatgacgataccAGGCCGACAGCCCATGTAGTCTCGTCCGAACCACCACTAGTGTTGATCCATGACTTTCTCTCAACGAGCATGTGCAAGAATTTAATCGACACCGCCACCAGCACGGACAAAATGATACGCTCTACCACGGGGTCGGAACAAGAGACTTCCACAATTCGTACAAGTACGACCGTCTGGCTCAACGACGAGCAAGTTCCGGAAACTTCCCGAATAATTGCCGAAAAGATATCTTCCATTTCAGGCTTTCCCGCCAATCATATGGAAAACCTTCAAGTCGTGCGCTACGAGACCGGCCAGTCCTTTAAGCTTCACACGGACACTATTGATGCGTACAACGAAATGGACAAACGTGGCCGCGTAGCCACGTGCCTCATCTACCTGGCGGCACCGACGATTGGTGGGGAAACCCTCTTTCCCGATGTTCACGCTGACAAGGCTATTCAGATCCGGATCGCCCCGCGACAAGGCTCCGCCATCTTTTTCTGGAACACGCACGAAAAACCTGGATCTCCCGCATACGATGGAGCCGacatgtttctgaataccGACTTGCGTATGCGCCACGCTGGAATGCCAGTGGATGGTGGTGAAAAGTGGGTTTGCAATCGGTGGGTACACCCAGTCGATTACGGTGTCGGTGTCCGGGGATTGTAA